From the genome of Salmonella enterica subsp. houtenae serovar Houten:
TTAATACGCGCGAGCGGTCAGGATTCCCCGCCTGCTCCAGGGCGTAGTTAAAGATTTTCGGATCGGGCTTTGCGACGCCAACCTGCTCGGAAATCACCAGCAGATCGAAATAGTCGCGCAGGCCGGTGCGTTCCAGACGAATTTGTTGTAGCGCGGTAAAACCGTTAGTAATGATACCTATTTTAGCCTGTCCGCGAATCGCATCAAGCAACGAAACGGCGCCCGGCAAAGGAGAACAGATCTCCGCCATCGCAGTAATAAAAGCGTCATTCAGCAGCCCAGGCGCAACGTTTAGCCGTTCAGCCCAACTTTGAAAGCGCGCATGTTGCAATTGTAATGAGGTG
Proteins encoded in this window:
- the yjjG gene encoding nucleotidase produces the protein MMKWDWIFFDADETLFTFDSFTGLQRMFLDYSVTFTAEDFQDYQAVNKPLWVDYQNGAITSLQLQHARFQSWAERLNVAPGLLNDAFITAMAEICSPLPGAVSLLDAIRGQAKIGIITNGFTALQQIRLERTGLRDYFDLLVISEQVGVAKPDPKIFNYALEQAGNPDRSRVLMVGDTAESDILGGINAGLSTCWLNAHHREQPAGIHPTWTVASLSELERLLCKH